TAGCGCATATATCCAATCTGCTACAGTAGTGCAGGCAAGAAGCTCACAGGGAAGGGATATTTTTAAGTttccatttaaaatgaaaaattgggCTTTGGTTtaatggagagagaaaggtggAGGCTGTACTGCACTGAGGGTGTAACACTGGACTTTTCTaatgaaaaatattttgtaTGTGCTCACCCCATTTTCAGTTTGTGCTCAGAACAAACTTACGATAGATACTCAGCTTCGTGTGGTCTCCTGTTTCAAAGCTGGACCTAATTTCAAGCTTTACCTCGACTCTGACGCTCAACAAGAGTGGCTCTTTCACATATCAAAACGTCCAACCAGAAGCTACACCGAGGTGACAGAATATTAACTGACACTTTCTACAGCCCCCAGTGGTCACTTTTACCTGTTTGTAGCTGGAGGTTCTTATTGTAGCTCGCAGCAGAAGACATGGCTTGGCCCAGAGCTTGGTTAGTACCAAGGGGAGCACCGGGGGCTTTGGTGGCTGCTGCAGAGTTTGGTTTTGATTTGGAGTCCTTGACTGGTTTAGTCCACACCAGGCCCTCTGTCACCTGCAGGGCAGCTCCCATCTTTTGAGCCATGTCCATGAGCTGTTAGTGACAAGTAGGCAAACAATTACAAATACCGTAAGAAATGATTTTTACAGCTGACTTTGAGAAATCACCAGGATCTCAAGTACCTCGGGATCAAATTCAACGTTGCTACCGCTGTCTCGAAGTAGGTTGACTTTCCTCTCCATCTCCTGATACTGATCCAGAGTTGCCTTCTTATCACCATGATTATAGAGGAAGATGGCAAAGTTCAGGTTGACCAGAGGGTTGGAACTGTAGATAATTGATCACCAAggaggaaaaataaatattgaaaagGATTCAACTACAGACTCAAATTCAGACGCTCAGTACATTTAAGGTAGAAGGCGTAAGACAGACTCACTCGTCAATTGTCACCGCTTGTTCATACGCTCTGGTGGCATTCTCTACATCCTCCAAGTTAGTCAGAGCCACTGTTAAGAATAAGTATGAGACAGGCTTAAACTTGAACTGAAATACTGTCAAACGCAGGAGCAGATGACTGTTCAGCAAGGCAAATTCAGCAGGTTCAGTTTGCTGTATAGAAGGGTATAGTATATTTCCTTTggtaaattattaaataaatacagaacagTAATCTGCTAAACTCCCAGTAATTGTTgctattatttcttttttttttgccagaaaTCCTCAATTTACTCTTTAAAGACACATTTCTCTGAcacatttctctgtctctctgactcagCACAGTACCTGCCAGCAACATGTAGAGTTCCCCCATACGTGGTTTCAGGTTGATGGCTGCGCTGAGGAAGTGGAAGGCAGAGGCATACTGCTGCATAGTCAGGTGTACAAGACCCAGATTGTACAACACTTTCCAGTCAAAGGGAGACATGTAGTGGGCCCGTTTCAGGCAGCTGATGGCCTGTGGGAGGGATGAAGTTGGGAGAGAGAAGTCAAACAGCTGACAGAActgttaacaaaaaacaaatctatATATATGgtatcttaaagtgctcatattatgctcattttcaggttcataattgtatttagaggttatatcagaaaaggtttacatgttttaattttcaaaaaacaccatattttttgttgtactgcacattgctgcagctcctcttttcaccctgtgtgttgagctctctgttttagctactgggtgaggcatcacacttctatctttgttgggagttgcacatgcgcagtacctacgtaaggactactagccagtcagaagcagagtacgaggttgtgccatgctagcagctaggcgagcattataacgtgtgttacaaagtgacggaagtaaaaggctggactacaacagagctgtttggagcagtttgtgaacagtgttttctgttggagatggtaagtccttttggggtggactttgggctttttttttttaaactttgtaaacctataatgtgcacaaaaaaagatatataacaataaaggaaaggggaaaaagccaaaaagcataatatgagcactttaataaaatatgatgcaagAAGAACCTATGAAATTATAGATTCTGTACAACGGTGGATTTATAATAGTTCAGGAACTTATGGAGTAGCAatgtatacatttattaatatgatCTCATCTTGTTGACATAGATTTTTTAGCAAGAATACATTAAAAGCCAATTAACAACAATGCAGTGTAAAATGCCTGAGctatgtatgttgtatgtatgttaCTATCACAAAAAGATTAAAAGCCCAGTCTGTGGTTGGTGTAAAAATAGTCTACATccttgacattccacttccgggattgctccgttgccgacggaaaatccgccggatttcactcatttaggcaggttatccgttgccttgggcttcctttgtgttggcattttaaactctggtcgatttatgaggattaTGTGCAGCTAGTTCTTTACTATTTTATCTACAGATAGGTAGTTAAGTCCAGTGGTAAAGGGTCACAAGATACATTTGAGGAGTATCTAGATGGTTAATGTGAGAGGAAAGAagaaacaataacaaaacatgAGCGAAGACGTCACAAgccaaaaatgttgtttttaatatataacaatgcaatgtattttataaacttatcatatgtttttttatgtaaaacttAATCTGAATAGTAACTGCAGCTGTCAAATGACAcacaaagtacaatatttctctctgaaatgtagtggggTAAAACAGTAAATATGCTGAACTACTCTCCATCACTGATGGtatttacttgcaaaatgtgaAACTAATGGTGAATGTCCTATagatacaaaataataataatgaaataaaaaaaaagatcacatttttttagtttCTTGTTTGGAGTAATACACTAATTTAAAAGCTGGACAAATGAACCAATGAACAGTATTTACTTACAGctacatatttcttttttccaaaGAAACACATGCCAATGTTGTTCCAGAGAGGGGGGCTCTCGGGCACAGCACATGCTGCCACTCGGTACTTGTTCATGGCCACATCAAAGTCACCGTGGGTCTGCATCATGCTGCCTGCAGCCAGGATGGCCTGGGAATAAAAACAGTGATTAAAGAGATAGTAGAGAAAGAAGTACCCTTTGAAATTGCGCATAATGAAAGACGGACCGTACTATGTGATAGAGAATGAcctcttttttttatcctcagGTAACAGTAGAAAACTATGTTT
This sequence is a window from Perca flavescens isolate YP-PL-M2 chromosome 1, PFLA_1.0, whole genome shotgun sequence. Protein-coding genes within it:
- the bbs4 gene encoding BBSome complex member BBS4 isoform X2, producing MIHAIIKEQLQETNGMCEYAIYVQALIMRLEGKIQQSLELFQSCAILNPSSADNLKQVARSLFLLGKHKAAIEFYNEAARLNEKDWEISHNLGLCYFFIKDFKNAEEHLNIALQINKHDKTFMMLGKVHLLAGDTDAAIEVYKRAVEFSPENTELLTTLGLLFLQLGKYQKAFEHLGNALTFDPNNYKAILAAGSMMQTHGDFDVAMNKYRVAACAVPESPPLWNNIGMCFFGKKKYVAAISCLKRAHYMSPFDWKVLYNLGLVHLTMQQYASAFHFLSAAINLKPRMGELYMLLAVALTNLEDVENATRAYEQAVTIDDSNPLVNLNFAIFLYNHGDKKATLDQYQEMERKVNLLRDSGSNVEFDPELMDMAQKMGAALQVTEGLVWTKPVKDSKSKPNSAAATKAPGAPLGTNQALGQAMSSAASYNKNLQLQTGVSKGPSMPLEPEPDVDNAPSPPTDPPGSPEPVESENPKPRTSKRKSKVEE